Sequence from the Bryobacteraceae bacterium genome:
CCGCGTGCTCGACTACCTCGACGAGGGCGATCAATGCGTGCTCGAACGCGAGCCGCTCGAACGCCTTGCCGGCGACGGCCAGTTGATGGCATACAAACACCACGGGTTCTTCTATCCGATGGATACCTATCGCGAGTATCAGCATTTGAACGAGCTTTGGGCGTCCGGCGAGGCGCCTTGGAGGGTCTGGTAACCATATGGCAATCACCTGGCGCGATCGTTCCGTTCTTGTCACCGGCTCCACCGGCCTGCTCGGCTCGGCGCTCGTCGGCCGGCTGGAGGTCCTCGGCGCCCGCGTCGTCTGCCTCATCCGGGACTGGGTTCCCGACAGCGAACTCATCCGGACGGGCACGGTCCGGCGCGTGGCGCAGGTCCGCGGCGACCTCTGCGACGACGCGCTGCTTGAGCGCGTCGTCAACGAGCATGAGATCGCGACCGTGTTTCACCTGGGCGCGCAGACCATCGTCGGTGTCGCCAACCGCAATCCGGCGTCGACGTTCGAAACCAATATCGGCGGCTCCTGGAAGCTGCTCGAAGCCTGCCGGCGGAGCCCGCTGGTCAAGCAGATCCTGGTGGCGTCGTCGGATAAGGCCTACGGCGCTCAGACGAAGCTCCCCTACGAGGAAGACACTCCGCTCACTGGCCGCCACCCATACGATGTTTCGAAAAGCTGCGCCGATCTGATCGCGCAGTCGTATGCCATTTCCTACGGCCTGCCGGTGGCGATCACCCGCTGCGGCAATCTGTTCGGACCGGGCGATCTCAACTGGAATCGCATCGTGCCGGGCACGATCCGTTCGATCGCCCGCGGCGAGCGGCCCCTGGTGCGCTCCGACGGCCAGTTCGTCCGCGACTATTTCTTCGTCGAAGACGCTGTGAGCGCGTATCTACAGCTTGCCGAAGGGCTTGCGGACGGACGCGTGGTCAACGGCGAGGCGTTCAACTTTTCGAATGAGTCTCCGGTGACGGTGCTCGAACTCGTCGCCCGCATCGGGCGCCTGATGGGCGACGAACGCGGACCGGAGATTCAGAACCAGGCATCGAACGAGATCCGCGAGCAGTTTCTGAGTGCGGCCAAGGCACGGGAGCGGCTCGGCTGGCGCGCCGGGCACACGCTCGACGACGGGCTGCGGGCGACGATCGCCTGGTACCGGGCGTTGCTGGGCGTCGAGGCGAAGCCGGAAATCCCCATCCGCCACGAGATCCTCACGCCATGCTGACCGCCGCGCCGACCGAGTGCCCGGTCTGCGGGGTAGCCGACACCGGAGAGCGCTGGAGAATCTCCGGATTCACGGTCCGGCAGTGCGGTTCATGCACGGTGATGTACGTCGGGGAAAAGCTTTCGAACGAAGAGCTTGGCGCATGGTACGCCAAGCTCACCGACAACGCCTACAGCGAGGAAAACGCCCGCTGCCTACGCTATTACTACGACAATCTCGCGGCGCGGATTCGGACCTACCAGCCGCGCGGGCGCCGTTTGTTCGACGTCGGGTGCAGCCGCGGGTGGTTCTTCGAGTCGATGCCGGAGTGGGAGTGCTGGGGCAACGAGATCGCATCCAATGACGCCCGCGAGGCCGATTCCCGCGCCCCCGGAAGGGTGTACCAAGGCGCGTTCAACGAGTGCACGGTCGACGAAGGGGCCTACGACGCGGTGACGTTCCAGGACGTCTTCGATCACCTGCCGGACCCACACGAAAGCCTCGCCAAAGCCTACGCGATGCTGCGGCCGGGCGGGCTGCTGGTGATCAAGGTCCACGACTTCGGGTGCCTCTACGCGAAGCTCTCCGGACCCAGCTTCTACGCGCTCATTCCGCCGTATCACCTGTTCTATTACAACCGCCGCTCTCTCGAGCACCTGCTCGGAACCGCCGGGTTCCTTCCTCTCGATTTCGCGCACATGGCGCATCTGCTGCAGGTGAAGACGGTTTTCGAGCGGCTCTCCAAAAACGACACCGCGTCAATGCTTTACAAGCTGAGCCAAGCGCTTGCGAACACGGGTCTCGGACAGGTGACGTTCCGCAAGAACCTGCACGACATCGTCACGGTGTTCGCACGGAAGCCGGCGTCGTAGAGGCCCGCAAACCGGCGTCCAGCCGCGCCAAGTCTTCAATCGCATTGGCGTTGTTCGTTTGGTTCGTTCCCTCGAAATTGATGCGCTCCCGCTCGACCACCAGCGGGCGGTTCTGGACGAGGGTGTGGATGGCGCCGACGTATTCGCCGAGGACGCCGATGGCCACCATCTGGAGCGAGAGGAAGAAGCACATGCCGATGAGCGCGGGCGCCACGCCGACCGAGAAGTTGTTCCAGAACAACAGTTTATAGACCAGATAGAAGACTCCGGCGAAGGCGCTGACGGCGGCGCCGGCGAAACCGGCGAAGGTCGCCATGCGCAGCGGCACCTTCGAGACATTGGTGATGCCGGTCATCGCCATGTCATAGAGAGTATAGAAGTTATTCTTACTCACCCCGCGCATCCGGGCCTTCTGCTCATAGGCGAGCCGCACGACCGGGAAGCCCATGTCGGCGATCAACCCGCGAAAGTAGGGATAGGGTTCGTAAAAGCGGGTACGCAGCAGGTCGATCACGGTGCGGTCGTACAAGCCGAACCCCGTAAAGTGCTCGTGGACCTCGACGTTGGCGAGCGACCGGATCAGCCGGTAGTAGCTCGAGCGGAGGTGGTAGAAGACGGGGCTCTCCTGGCTCGATGTCTTGATGCCGGCCACCACCGGGTTGCCGCGCTCCCAAAGCTGCAGCATCTGGGCGAGCAGTTCGGGCGGGTCCTGCAGATCGGCGTAGAGCAGGATGACGGCGTCGCCCGACGCCTGGTAGAGGGCGTGGATGGGCGAGCGGATGTGTCCGAAATTGCGCGCGTTCGCAATCACCTTCACGCGCTTGTCGGAGGCGGCGAGCGCGCGCAGGACGACGAGCGTGCCGTCGGTGCTCGCGTTGTCGATGAAGAGGTGCTCCCAGCGGTAGTCAGGAAACTGCTCAAGCACGGCGCGGGTGCGCGCGGCGACCTCGGCCACGTTCGGCTCCTCGTTATAGCAGGGCGTGACGACCGAGATCAGCTTCATCGCGCCACCGGCTCGGGAACCTCATGCTGGAGGGCTCGGGCGAGGTGGAGCAGGTCCTCGGCGGGGGTCGCGTCGTAGATGCGGTTGGCCGCCATCTCCGCAGCGTCGAGGTAGGGCCACATGTCCTCGAGCCCGGACGACTCGATGGTCCCGTCGGCGCGGCGGCGGGCCATCACACGCGGTTCGAAGCTCTGGTTCGGGTCAACGACGACTTCGGCGAGAATCGGCCCCTCGGCCCGGAGCACGGCGCCGACGACATCGGCGTAATTCGAACGGTCGAGCCGGATTGCTTCGATCCCGTAGGCGGCCGCGATGGCGCCGAAATTGGGCACGGCCACGCCGTTCGCGGGTCCCTCTCCGGCGAGGCGTCCGAAGAGATTTCCCTGCGTGGCGCGCATGCTCAGGTAGCCGCCGTTGTTGATGACGAAGATCTTCAGCGGGAGCTTGTGATACGCGACCGTGGCCAGTTCCTGGATGTTCATCTGGATGGAACCGTCACCTTCGAGACAGATCACGGGGCGGGTATGGTTACCCTCGTTTTTCAGGGCGAACGCGGCGCCGATGGCGGCCGGGAGACCGTGACCCATTGAGGCGCAGCCGGAGTTGAAAAAGAGCCGCTGGTCCCCGCCTAACTTCGCAACCTGGCTCGACATAATGAACGAAGCCCCGTTGGAGCAGGCAAAGACGGCGTCGCGCGGAGCCTCGGCGAAGAGCCGTTCGAAGAAGACGTACGGGTTGAGGGGACGTTCGGGATCGTCCATGCGCGGGCGGACCACTTGCGGGTATCGCTCCACGCGTTCGCGGCACCAGGCGAGCCACGCGGCGTGATCTCCGGTGCGAGGGGCGAGGCGGCGCCGCCACTCGTCAAGGAACGCCCGGGCATCGGCCTCGATGCCCCAATGGGGCCGGACGGTGGGATAGTCGAACTCCGCGGCGTCGACGTCGATCTGCACGATGGCCGCGCCGGGAGCGAAGGCCGGGAAGTTGTACCCGGTCTGGACTACTTCGAGCCGGGTGCCGAGCACGATGAGCAGGTCGGCGTTTTGCAGGGTGATGTTGCCTGCGCGGGTGCAGAGGTCCGTACCGGTGCGGCCGCAGTGGAGCGGGTGGGCGCTGGGCAGAACGTCGACGGCCCCGCGCGAGGTGACGATGGGGAAGCCGAGCTGATCGGCGAGGTGGCGGAACAGGTCGACGGCGCCGGCGCAGCGGATGCCGCTGCCGGCGAGTAGGACGGGACGGCGGGCGCGGGCGATGAGCGCTTCCAACCCCGCGGCGTCGAGCGAGAGACGTCCCGGGTTGTGTTCGGCGGGGGGCGTGAAGCGGTCGAGCGAGGCCGGATCGATGCGGGCGCCCTGCACGTCCACTGGAATGTCGATCCAAACCGGTCCGGGACGGCCGGACTCGGCGAGCCAGAGCGCCTTATCGAGGTGCCAGGCGATGTCGACAGGGTCCAGCACGCAGACGGCGTACTTGGTGATGCCCTTTACCATAGATATGATGTCGGCTTCCTGGAAGCCGAGCTGACGCACCTTCAGATGCGGGTGGGCGGCCATGGCGGTTTCGCGTTTCACCTGACCGGAGACGACGATCATGGGGATGGAGTCCGTCCAGGCGCCGAAGACGCCGTTGAGGGCGTTGATGCCGCCGGGTCCGGTGGTGACGTTGATTGCCGCCGCGCGGCCGGTGATGCGCGCGTAGCCTTCGGCGGCCATGGCGCAGGCCTGCTCATGGTGGTTGCAGATGTACTGGACGCGGGCGGAGTGGCCGATGGAATCGTTGAGATGCATGGCGCCGCCGCCAGTGACGAAAAAAACGTGCCGGATGCCGTGATCGGCGAGCCGGTCCACGACGTAATCGGAAAGCTTCACCACCCTCGGGTATCGACAGATCCCTTCACCTTGTTTAGCGAGGACCTGGACTTCGTGCTGGAGCGCACCGAGCCGCTGTGGGCGGCGCTGCGGGGCGAGCGGATCTTCCTCACCGGGGGAACGGGATTTTTCGGGCAGTGGTTGACGGAGACGTTCGACTGGGCGAATCAACGGCTGCGGCTGCGGGCGCGGCGGGTGACGCTCACGCGGCGGCGGGAGGCGGCGGAGCGGTGTCCGGAAGAGTACTGGCTGGGCGATTTGCGGACGTTCCCGTTTCCGCCGGGGCGGTTCCGGATGGCGATCCACGCCGCGATCGATTGCGGGGATTTGGAAGGCGCGGTTGCGGGTACGCGGCGGATGGCCGAATTTGCCGCGCGGAATGGGTTCGAACGGTGGTTGTTCACCAGTTCCGGGGCGGCGCGGTGGCCGGAAACGCCGCTCGGGGCCGCGAAATCGGAGTGCGAACGGGTGGTGGGGGAGTCGGCCCCCGCGGCTGCGATTGCGCGGTGCTATAGCTTCGTGGGTCCGTATTTACCGCTGGACGGGAAGTTCGCCGCGGGGAATTTTCTGCGGGATAAGTTGGCCGGGGGTCCGGTGCGGGTGGCCGGGGACGGTCGGGCGGTGCGGAGTTACCTTTATGCGGCGGAGATGGCGGTCCACTTGTGGACGGGGTTGTTCCGGGGGTGGCCGGGGCGGGTGTTTGAGGTGGGGGCCGCCGAGGCGGTGACGGTGGGGGAGTTGGCGGGGATGTTCGAGTGCGGGGTGGAGGTGGCCGGGGGGGCGGTGGGGTCGACGGTATATTTGCCGGAGGGGGGGATCGCGGCCGAGATTCCGTTGGAGGTGGGGCTGGCGCGGACGGAGCGGTGGTGGCGGGTGCGGCGTGGCGCTTAGAAGCAGCTAAGTGCCCAGCTTGGTCCGCTTTTTCGGGGGCTGTCATGCGATGCTTTTAATAGCGGTATGGCGAGGCGTAATTGCTGACTATAGATCTAAAGCGTCGATTCTACGAATGGACTGACAAAGAACCACCAGATACCGAAATGCGGCGGCAATTCGGATTGGATGACGGCGCAATTGGATGGGATCAGATAGTCACCAAGCGACGCGTCGTGGTTTTGGCAGAGGCTGGGAGCGGCAAGAGCAC
This genomic interval carries:
- a CDS encoding glycosyltransferase family 2 protein, whose product is MKLISVVTPCYNEEPNVAEVAARTRAVLEQFPDYRWEHLFIDNASTDGTLVVLRALAASDKRVKVIANARNFGHIRSPIHALYQASGDAVILLYADLQDPPELLAQMLQLWERGNPVVAGIKTSSQESPVFYHLRSSYYRLIRSLANVEVHEHFTGFGLYDRTVIDLLRTRFYEPYPYFRGLIADMGFPVVRLAYEQKARMRGVSKNNFYTLYDMAMTGITNVSKVPLRMATFAGFAGAAVSAFAGVFYLVYKLLFWNNFSVGVAPALIGMCFFLSLQMVAIGVLGEYVGAIHTLVQNRPLVVERERINFEGTNQTNNANAIEDLARLDAGLRASTTPASVRTP
- a CDS encoding NAD(P)-dependent oxidoreductase produces the protein MFSEDLDFVLERTEPLWAALRGERIFLTGGTGFFGQWLTETFDWANQRLRLRARRVTLTRRREAAERCPEEYWLGDLRTFPFPPGRFRMAIHAAIDCGDLEGAVAGTRRMAEFAARNGFERWLFTSSGAARWPETPLGAAKSECERVVGESAPAAAIARCYSFVGPYLPLDGKFAAGNFLRDKLAGGPVRVAGDGRAVRSYLYAAEMAVHLWTGLFRGWPGRVFEVGAAEAVTVGELAGMFECGVEVAGGAVGSTVYLPEGGIAAEIPLEVGLARTERWWRVRRGA
- a CDS encoding class I SAM-dependent methyltransferase, which encodes MLTAAPTECPVCGVADTGERWRISGFTVRQCGSCTVMYVGEKLSNEELGAWYAKLTDNAYSEENARCLRYYYDNLAARIRTYQPRGRRLFDVGCSRGWFFESMPEWECWGNEIASNDAREADSRAPGRVYQGAFNECTVDEGAYDAVTFQDVFDHLPDPHESLAKAYAMLRPGGLLVIKVHDFGCLYAKLSGPSFYALIPPYHLFYYNRRSLEHLLGTAGFLPLDFAHMAHLLQVKTVFERLSKNDTASMLYKLSQALANTGLGQVTFRKNLHDIVTVFARKPAS
- a CDS encoding GDP-mannose 4,6-dehydratase; its protein translation is MAITWRDRSVLVTGSTGLLGSALVGRLEVLGARVVCLIRDWVPDSELIRTGTVRRVAQVRGDLCDDALLERVVNEHEIATVFHLGAQTIVGVANRNPASTFETNIGGSWKLLEACRRSPLVKQILVASSDKAYGAQTKLPYEEDTPLTGRHPYDVSKSCADLIAQSYAISYGLPVAITRCGNLFGPGDLNWNRIVPGTIRSIARGERPLVRSDGQFVRDYFFVEDAVSAYLQLAEGLADGRVVNGEAFNFSNESPVTVLELVARIGRLMGDERGPEIQNQASNEIREQFLSAAKARERLGWRAGHTLDDGLRATIAWYRALLGVEAKPEIPIRHEILTPC
- a CDS encoding thiamine pyrophosphate-binding protein encodes the protein MKLSDYVVDRLADHGIRHVFFVTGGGAMHLNDSIGHSARVQYICNHHEQACAMAAEGYARITGRAAAINVTTGPGGINALNGVFGAWTDSIPMIVVSGQVKRETAMAAHPHLKVRQLGFQEADIISMVKGITKYAVCVLDPVDIAWHLDKALWLAESGRPGPVWIDIPVDVQGARIDPASLDRFTPPAEHNPGRLSLDAAGLEALIARARRPVLLAGSGIRCAGAVDLFRHLADQLGFPIVTSRGAVDVLPSAHPLHCGRTGTDLCTRAGNITLQNADLLIVLGTRLEVVQTGYNFPAFAPGAAIVQIDVDAAEFDYPTVRPHWGIEADARAFLDEWRRRLAPRTGDHAAWLAWCRERVERYPQVVRPRMDDPERPLNPYVFFERLFAEAPRDAVFACSNGASFIMSSQVAKLGGDQRLFFNSGCASMGHGLPAAIGAAFALKNEGNHTRPVICLEGDGSIQMNIQELATVAYHKLPLKIFVINNGGYLSMRATQGNLFGRLAGEGPANGVAVPNFGAIAAAYGIEAIRLDRSNYADVVGAVLRAEGPILAEVVVDPNQSFEPRVMARRRADGTIESSGLEDMWPYLDAAEMAANRIYDATPAEDLLHLARALQHEVPEPVAR